The Xiphophorus hellerii strain 12219 chromosome 6, Xiphophorus_hellerii-4.1, whole genome shotgun sequence genomic interval tttggtttaaatttttttttttttaaatggttgagatgctgttatttaaaacaaaataatacaaaatgtattctgaaatgcaaacaaatctCAGATGGCTTGCCTTTCAAAACTCAAAgtctaaatgtgttttcatttagcaTGCGAGATGTCGTtggttttctaaaaaataatgcTCTGCTTGTGTAATAAAAGCAGCTCAGCACATTAAAACACCCGCTGTGGCATTTCATAGATTTCCTTATTTTGAGAGGCTTTTGGTGTGCAGTCTGGTTAGTCATAACTAATATTTTATCTGCATGCATCTTTGCATTGACTTTGGCAGATGTGAAATTGAATCAACCCTTGAACGCCTCCGGAAGCTGGAGAGGGAGCTGTACTCCAAAgagaaggagctggaggagagagagaggaggctCAAACTGTGGGAGGAGAGGCTGATGGAGAGGTCCAACATGACTCCCAGTCCGACCTCTTTACTCATGGACCGCTCAAACATTTCCCCGGTAAGAACGAGCCATAAAATACTGTTAAAACTAGATACGTTTAGAGAGCTTTTTCATCACTTCATCTTTTCCTATTTTGATCAGTTCTTCACACCAATGTCCATCGGTTCCTCTGGCTCCTTCTTCCGCTCACACTCCCAGGACTCAAACAGCGCCAGCCTCAGCAGCGCAGGGGTCAGTAGCGCCGGTGTCAGCTGTCTCCTCCGCACACTCAGCAACGGAGACACAGAACGAGGGAGCAGTGCTGTTATGGAGAGGGGCTTGGGTTCTCTCGACAGTGGCAGGCTGCACGTCATGCTTCGAGGGTTACAGGGAAGGTTCGAAGAAGACAGGGAAGACGAAGGTACTATTAAGGAGAAAGATTGGGGCAATAAGGAACAAAATGATAGCGGAAGTATGGAGGGGGGGAGGGTGCAGGTAACACTCAGGAGCTTCCCGGGAGGCGTCGTCGAGAGGGAGGAGAGAACCTGGGAAGAAGGGGACAGGGAGCGAGGCGGCATGCAGAGAAGCAGAGTGACCACGATAGTTCGAGGGTATTCGGGAGGATTCGGCGAAACAGAGGAGCAGGGTGAGAAAGATGGGGGGTGggaaatagaaaaattaggGGATAAATTAGAGGAGAGAGGGGTGGAGGGAGGGATTGAGGGAAGCAGGCTGCCATCCATGTTTAAGGGTCTCCGAGGGAGTTTTGGTAGCTTGGGGGACATGCTGTCCTTAGATATGGATGAGATGGGGGAGATGGACAGACTTGGCGACATGGACATGAATGTGAACATAGGTGACCTGGGAGTGATGAAGGTGAGTGGTCAGGGCATCAGGAGCGAAGTGGGCGTCAGAGGTCACAGGAGTGACATGGGGGTTGTGGTCCAGGGTGTCAGGGGTGACCTCAGCGAGGCCATCACCCAGAAGATAAGAGGCGAAGTCGGGGTTGTCGGTCGCTCCGGGATGCAGGTGAGCATGCGGGCATCTTCCAATCAGAACTCTGTGAAGAGCTGCAGCATGCGACATGGAACAAAGATCAACATGGCGACCTCCGCCATGGACATGATGGAGCTCGACTGGTCCGACAGTGACTAGGAAACACATTGGTGCACGCGGTCACGGCAAGGAGAAATGGAAAAATGGTTTAACTTGTTCACACAAACAGCATGTGACCTGCAGGTTGTGTCACAGCCTTCAGATGAGGCAGatacaaatcatttttaatgaacTTTAATAATGCACCCATGTGTTTCAGGAGAAAGTACAGCAATCCAAGCCCCTTTCAGACATCAGCTTTTTAACATAACGACTGCAACAACAATGGCGGTCAGTTTTTCAAAGGCCACTTTTACATGTCTCATATCTCCTATACATGCAAATTCATTCATTATAGAGATTAAATCAGCCGTTGACAAGAATTTTGATTCCAGCTGCAAGTATGTTTGATTTTCAGCTTAACTGGTTTGACCAGTCAGACTGAATGCACCTTGCATAACACCTGGTGTATACCTACTGTTTATGTCTTCATAAACGGTGTCTCACCGCAGAAGCGCACACATTGTCTGTTGAGCGACTGTTCTGTCGTTTCAGCCAATCACACATTTCAAATTTTGCAACAGGTCCTGCACAGTGGGAGTGGTGCTAACCAAACAGGAAGAACTTCGAGAAGGCACATTCAATTTTACAATGATATGCTCAGTTTGCAAAGTGTCACATTGACTTATagaaacagctaaaatgttaaatgttaaacactTATAAAGTCAAGCTTTGTAGTTGGAAGTCTTCATACCAAGGAATGCACTCGCTCTATAGATTCGTCTTCTGCAAACATTTGCTGAACGCCTGCAGATTTGATCTGCAGTGACATCCATTGCTTGAAATAGGTACTGCAGTAAATGCCTAAagaaagggttaaaaaaaagtcaaacggACATTCTTTACACCTAAACTCTTTTGTGATGCTTAATATATCAAGATCGTTGCAACATAAACTCTCTTTGGAGTGGATGCTGTTCCTGTGGAAATCAAGACACAAAGTTAGCAATTTGTGGATCAGAAGACGAGCCTTTTTAAAACGAGTCAGAGGAAGCACAAAATATAGAACAGGTTCCTAGACAGGAAACTATTTTCAAAGACACTGAGACATGTCTGCAGTTCTTTCACACTCCAAGACTTGTACCAGATAAAAGGAACAAGGCCTTTACTTTCGGAAAGAATATGTTTTCAAGATGGGTAAAAGTGACCTTTGTGCTTATTCTGATATGTTCTGTTAGCAtcagataaacacaaacaagcGTGTCTGAAAGGGGCGAAGTGTGCTGTCCCGACAAGTTCTCAGACTGACTTCACCTGtgtaatttaaataacttttaaactGCTGCCTAACATACTGTAAGAGGTACAACAAGTGTGACAAAACGATGCACTTGAATGCCACACTAATAAGGCAGCACTGTcgtttttttctcctcctgctttcaAGGTATTTTGTAGTTTGTGGATTTCGTTTGTTAAACATGCTTAGACTTCATCAGTTCTAACTGTGATCTAGTGTGAgaatttttggcattttttcccctctgtatATTGTatcatttttcaataaaaagaaaatatgtttgattCCACTGCAGTAACAGTGCTTTAGTGTAGTGTATAAGTAAATGAGATGTAGTTGGAAATTAGCTCAAGCTATTCAGACACTGAGCAGCAGGGCCACTCCAGCCAGCACCCACTTGGCTGGGCGCTCCCTGGTTTTCAGACTAAAAGTCCACACATATGTCGGTCCTCTGATCTTGGTCTTGTAAAGTGGACATTCATAGATGTTTCTGGTCTCCTGACGGTCGTTGGGTACTGCTCGGACTGAGATCACAGGCATGGCTGGAGTCAGCTCTTTCAGGCGAGCCTCAGCTATCACTCCAGTCTGAGTGTCCCACCTGGCACCTGGGATACAgtcagaaaatgaatgaatgaggcAGTATTTTCACACCGGATACAGTCTACAGATGCCATCCAAGCCCACAAAATAGGTCATTTTGTTATTCCAGAGCTGCAGTGTGAAAGTACAAAACAGAGTATCTACCTTCCATGTACAACCCATACACATATGCACCCTCTCTGGCAGGTTGGTTGAATTCTTCCTTATATTTCTTCGTTA includes:
- the LOC116722242 gene encoding mitogen-activated protein kinase kinase kinase 7-like codes for the protein MSSPGSSFVQIKHEDLLFYENCGGGSFGSVYRALWLSQDKEVAVKKLLKIDKEAEILSVLSHKNIIQFYGAVLEPPNYGIVTEYASGGSLYDYISSEQSEEMDMEQIMTWAIQIAKGMHYLHAEAPVKVIHRDLKSRNVVMTADKVLKICDFGASKFLSHTTHMTVVGTFPWMAPEVIQSLPVSETCDTYSYGVVLWEMLTREVPFKGFEGLQVAWLVVEKQERLTIPTSCPASFAELMRKCWQADPKERPQFKQVLLTLESMANDSRLPDQCNSFLHNKDQWRCEIESTLERLRKLERELYSKEKELEERERRLKLWEERLMERSNMTPSPTSLLMDRSNISPFFTPMSIGSSGSFFRSHSQDSNSASLSSAGVSSAGVSCLLRTLSNGDTERGSSAVMERGLGSLDSGRLHVMLRGLQGRFEEDREDEGTIKEKDWGNKEQNDSGSMEGGRVQVTLRSFPGGVVEREERTWEEGDRERGGMQRSRVTTIVRGYSGGFGETEEQGEKDGGWEIEKLGDKLEERGVEGGIEGSRLPSMFKGLRGSFGSLGDMLSLDMDEMGEMDRLGDMDMNVNIGDLGVMKVSGQGIRSEVGVRGHRSDMGVVVQGVRGDLSEAITQKIRGEVGVVGRSGMQVSMRASSNQNSVKSCSMRHGTKINMATSAMDMMELDWSDSD